Proteins from a genomic interval of Treponema succinifaciens DSM 2489:
- the rpsU gene encoding 30S ribosomal protein S21 produces the protein MATINVDENENLEKAIKRFKRMVEKEGIIREYKKREYYEKPSTILNRKNKSLARKLLKKNHKPHDSKSAY, from the coding sequence ATGGCAACAATCAATGTTGATGAGAATGAAAACCTCGAAAAGGCAATCAAACGCTTTAAGAGAATGGTTGAAAAAGAAGGAATTATCCGTGAATACAAAAAGCGCGAATATTACGAAAAGCCTTCTACAATCCTCAATCGCAAAAACAAATCATTGGCTCGTAAGCTTTTGAAAAAAAACCACAAGCCGCATGATTCTAAATCAGCTTACTAA
- a CDS encoding phosphoglucomutase: MSELNLMKLQNGSDVRGIAIEGVEGEHVNLTDKAANLIGQAFVLWLEKKCGKKANELKIGIGRDARITGEKLALAAAEGISSTGAKVVNCGLATTPAMFMSIVFDQTKFDGSLMITASHLPFNRNGIKFFNVDGGLEHEDIEEILKTAQNLTPQKNSSPFAENFDLLSIYAEHLKQTICKELNSTESEKPLAGLKIVVDAGNGDAGFFVDKILIPLGANTEGSEFLEPDGMFPNHIPNPENKQAMQAIQKATVQNKADLGLIFDTDVDRMSAVFHTGEEVNRDSIIALFSAILAPDFPGSTIVTDSVTSDRLTFFLEKKLGLKHLRYMRGYKNVIDKCRELNEKGIVSPLAMETSGHGALKDNYYLDDGAFLAVKLISSLAKASKENKKIESFISELPPAGIEAECRFKIKAEDFKQYGKKVLEEFKSRAIKNKLNLPENFEGVRISFHDKNAEGWLLLRLSLHDPVMPLNIEGKTQKDKDAIVKTAKELLSGFELLDTTVLDN; this comes from the coding sequence ATGTCCGAACTTAATTTGATGAAACTGCAAAACGGAAGCGATGTCCGCGGAATTGCAATAGAAGGTGTCGAAGGTGAACACGTAAATCTTACAGACAAAGCAGCAAACTTAATAGGCCAGGCATTTGTTTTGTGGCTTGAAAAAAAATGTGGAAAAAAAGCAAACGAACTTAAAATCGGAATCGGACGAGATGCCCGCATCACAGGAGAAAAACTTGCGCTTGCAGCTGCGGAAGGAATTTCTTCAACTGGAGCAAAAGTTGTAAACTGCGGTCTTGCAACAACACCGGCAATGTTCATGTCGATTGTTTTTGACCAGACAAAGTTTGACGGTTCACTTATGATTACTGCAAGCCACCTGCCATTCAACAGAAACGGAATAAAATTTTTCAATGTTGACGGCGGACTTGAGCATGAAGACATTGAGGAAATTTTAAAGACCGCGCAAAATTTAACTCCGCAAAAAAACTCATCTCCATTCGCGGAAAACTTTGACTTGCTTTCGATTTATGCGGAACATTTAAAGCAGACAATTTGCAAAGAACTGAATTCAACTGAATCAGAAAAGCCGCTTGCAGGATTAAAAATCGTTGTCGATGCAGGAAACGGAGATGCAGGATTCTTTGTAGACAAAATTTTAATTCCGCTTGGAGCAAACACAGAAGGAAGCGAATTTCTTGAACCGGACGGAATGTTTCCAAACCACATTCCAAATCCAGAAAACAAGCAGGCAATGCAGGCAATTCAAAAAGCCACAGTACAAAACAAAGCAGACCTTGGGCTGATTTTTGACACTGACGTTGACAGAATGAGCGCAGTTTTTCACACAGGCGAAGAAGTAAACCGTGATTCTATAATCGCGCTTTTTTCAGCTATACTCGCACCGGATTTTCCGGGCAGTACAATTGTAACCGATTCTGTAACAAGCGACCGTTTGACTTTCTTCCTTGAAAAAAAACTTGGCTTAAAACATCTTCGTTATATGCGCGGATATAAAAATGTAATTGACAAATGCCGCGAGCTAAATGAAAAGGGAATCGTTTCTCCGCTTGCAATGGAAACTTCCGGGCATGGAGCGTTAAAAGACAACTACTATCTTGACGATGGAGCTTTCCTTGCTGTAAAACTTATTTCTTCGCTTGCAAAAGCTTCCAAAGAAAACAAAAAAATTGAAAGTTTCATTTCAGAACTTCCACCGGCTGGAATTGAAGCGGAATGCAGATTTAAAATCAAGGCAGAAGATTTCAAGCAATACGGAAAAAAAGTCCTTGAAGAATTCAAATCCCGCGCAATAAAAAACAAACTCAACCTTCCTGAAAATTTTGAAGGCGTAAGAATTTCATTCCATGATAAAAATGCAGAAGGCTGGCTTTTGCTGCGGCTTTCGCTTCACGACCCTGTAATGCCATTGAATATAGAAGGAAAAACTCAAAAAGACAAAGATGCAATTGTAAAAACAGCAAAGGAACTTCTTTCAGGCTTTGAATTGCTAGACACAACCGTTCTGGATAACTGA